The following proteins are encoded in a genomic region of Oncorhynchus masou masou isolate Uvic2021 chromosome 32, UVic_Omas_1.1, whole genome shotgun sequence:
- the LOC135526378 gene encoding short coiled-coil protein B-like isoform X1, with product MSSDGDGDMENQAELEEKTRLINQVLELQHTLEDLSSRVDAVKEENLKLKSENQVLGQYIENLMSASSVFQTTDTKSKRKGSKGARKDK from the exons ATGAGCTCCGATGGGGACG gTGACATGGAGAATCAGGCTGAGCTGGAAGAAAAGACTAGGCTTATAAACCAGGTGTTGGAGCTTCAGCACACTCTAGAAG ACCTGTCGTCGCGTGTGGACGCAGTGAAGGAGGAGAACCTGAAGTTGAAGTCTGAGAACCAGGTTCTGGGTCAGTATATCGAGAACCTCATGTCTGCCTCCAGCGTGTTCCAGACCACTGACACCAAGAGCAAACGAAA GGGCTCTAAGGGTGCCCGGAAGGACAAATGA
- the LOC135526378 gene encoding short coiled-coil protein B-like isoform X2, with the protein MSSDGDGDMENQAELEEKTRLINQVLELQHTLEDLSSRVDAVKEENLKLKSENQVLGQYIENLMSASSVFQTTDTKSKRK; encoded by the exons ATGAGCTCCGATGGGGACG gTGACATGGAGAATCAGGCTGAGCTGGAAGAAAAGACTAGGCTTATAAACCAGGTGTTGGAGCTTCAGCACACTCTAGAAG ACCTGTCGTCGCGTGTGGACGCAGTGAAGGAGGAGAACCTGAAGTTGAAGTCTGAGAACCAGGTTCTGGGTCAGTATATCGAGAACCTCATGTCTGCCTCCAGCGTGTTCCAGACCACTGACACCAAGAGCAAACGAAAGTAA
- the mgst2 gene encoding microsomal glutathione S-transferase 2, which produces MTTEIPVLLAAVSLFSALQMGYLARQVGLARMTHKVIPPTVTGPPEFERTFRAHQNNVELYPVFLVVLWTSGLLFSEVLAVLGGVVYMVARHMYFSGYVMSTKKRLPGFSLTLGALFFLSVLSTIGILHGILLEYFYKIVSMMVTH; this is translated from the exons ATGACTACAGAAATACCCGTTCTGCTGGCTGCTGTGTCTCTGTTTTCTGCCCTTCAAATGG GGTACCTGGCGAGACAGGTGGGGCTGGCGAGAATGACACACAAGGTCATACCACCCACTGTCACTGGACCACCGGAGTTTGAGAGAACATTCCGGGCACA TCAGAACAATGTTGAATTGTACCCAGTCTTCCTAGTGGTGCTGTGGACTTCTGGACTGCTCTTCAGTGAAG TGCTTGCTGTTCTTGGAGGTGTTGTGTATATGGTGGCTCGGCACATGTATTTCAGTGGATACGTCATGTCCACTAAAAAAAG GTTGCCTGGGTTTTCCCTGACTTTGGGTGCCTTATTCTTCTTGTCTGTGTTAAGCACCATTGGTATTCTTCATGGCATTCTCCTTGAATACTTTTACAAAATAGTTTCTATGATGGTAACACATTAG